From the genome of Candidatus Methylomirabilota bacterium:
CGTGCTCCACGTGCAGCTCGGGGACGTCGAGTACACCGTCGACTCGCGTCCGTCCGATGCCATCGCCCTGGCCCTGCGAGTGGCGGCGCCGATCTACGTGGACGAGGACGTCGTGCGCAAGGCCAAGACCCTGGATGTCCCGGCCAAGGAGCCCGAGGCCGTGAAGGCCGACGACCCCGAGCAGATCCGGGAATGGCTGGGAAGCATCAAGCCGGAGGACTTCGAGAAGTTCAACAAGGCGTAGCGGGCCGGCCGGTGCGCGTCGCCCTCTTCACGAACAACTACGTGCCGTTCTGCGGGGGCGTCACCATCTCGGTGGAGACCCTTCGCGGCGGGCTGGCCCGGCGTGGCCACGAGGTGTGGGTGTTCGCGCCGCGTTTCCCCGGGGCCACCGCCGATCCGCGCGTCATCCGCTACCGGTCCGTTCCCGCGGCCACCTACCCGGAGTTCGCCCTGGCCATTCCGTTCTCGCCGGCCATCGCCGCGCGGACGCGGGCGCTCGGTGTCGACGTGTTTCACGCGCAGCACCCGTTCCTGTTGGGACCGGCGGCGCGCCGCCTGGCCACCCGGCAGGCCCGCCCGCTGGTCTTCACCTACCACACGCGATACGAGAAGTACGCCCACTACGTCCCTCTGCGGCGCGCGCTGGTCGAGGCGGCGGCGGTGCATCTGAGCACGCGGTTCGCGGCCCGGGCCACGGCGGTCATCGCGCCGTCGGGCGTCATCCGGGACGAGCTGGTGCGTCGGGGGGTGCGGACACCGATCGCCGTGGTGCCGACCGGCGTCGATCTGACGCGCTTCGCTCCGGGTGATGGAGGCGCGACCCGCCGGGAGCTCGGGCTCACGGCGGAGGATCGGGTGCTGCTCTACGTCGGACGGCTGGATCCGGAGAAGAGCGTCGAGCGCGTCGTGCTGGCCTTCGAGCGGATCGCCAGCACGGTGCCGCGGACGCGGCTGCTCCTCGTCGGGCAGGGGACCCGGGCCGAGGCGCTGCGCTGCCTGGCCGGCTCGCTGTCCGTGGCCGAGCGAATCCACTTCCTCGGGCTGCGAGCCCACGCGGCGCTGCCCGTTTGCTATCGGGCCGCCGACGTCTTCATCTTCGCGTCCGAGACCGAGACGCAGGGGCTGGTGCTGGCGGAAGCCGCGGCCAGCGGGCTGCCGGCGGTCGCCGTCGCCGCCCCCGGCTGCGACGAGGTCGTGCGGGACGGAGCCAGCGGGCTGCTCACGAAGGCCGAGCCGGCGGCGCTGGCCGAGGCGGCCATCGGCCTGCTCGTGGACGACGAGCGTCGCCGGGCGATGGGCGCCCGCGCCCGCGAGGTGGCGGAGCGCCAGTTCGGGGTCGACCTTCAGATCGACCGGACACTCGCCGTCTACGAGGAGGCCCGGGCCCGGGTCGCCCGGGAGCGGCGGTGAGCGGCACGCGCGGCGAGGCGGCGGCTCGTGTCGAGCAGGAGATCCTCGCCGAGAAGGCCGCGGCGCTGGGACGGGCCGGGGAACGCCTCGAGCAGGCGCTGGCCGAGGTCGCCGAGCTGGCCGCCGCGCTGGCGGCGACCCGGGCGCCGGCCGAGCGCGCGCGCCTGTCGCAGGCCTATGACGAGGCGTGGAAGCGCGCGGCCGGCGCGCGGCTGGCCCTGCTGATCCAGCGGGAGGCCGTCGGGCTGCGCCATCACCGTCTCGTCGATCAGCAGTTCCCCGAGCCGCCCCGCCGGCCGCCGGCATGATCTGGAACCCCGCCGCCGAGTGTCAGCCGCCGGATCAGCGGACGGCCCTGCAGCTCGAGCGCCTGCAGCTGACGCTGCAGTGGGCGTCCGCGCGCGTGCCCTTCTACGCCGAGCGGTTGAAGGGGCACGCGGTTCGCTCGCTGGACGAGCTGGCCGGGCTGCCGTTCACGCGCAAGAGCGACCTTCGCGAGCACTACCCGCTGGGCCTGTTCGCCGTGCCCCCGGGCGAGCTGGCGCGCATCCATGCCTCGTCGGGGACCAGGGGCAAGCCTACGGTCGTGGGCTACACCCAGGACGACCTCGAGATGTGGCGCGAGGTCATGGCGCGTGTGATGGTGGCGGCCGGGGCGCGGCCCCGGGACCTCCTGCACATCGCGTTCGGCTACGGGCT
Proteins encoded in this window:
- a CDS encoding glycosyltransferase; the encoded protein is MRVALFTNNYVPFCGGVTISVETLRGGLARRGHEVWVFAPRFPGATADPRVIRYRSVPAATYPEFALAIPFSPAIAARTRALGVDVFHAQHPFLLGPAARRLATRQARPLVFTYHTRYEKYAHYVPLRRALVEAAAVHLSTRFAARATAVIAPSGVIRDELVRRGVRTPIAVVPTGVDLTRFAPGDGGATRRELGLTAEDRVLLYVGRLDPEKSVERVVLAFERIASTVPRTRLLLVGQGTRAEALRCLAGSLSVAERIHFLGLRAHAALPVCYRAADVFIFASETETQGLVLAEAAASGLPAVAVAAPGCDEVVRDGASGLLTKAEPAALAEAAIGLLVDDERRRAMGARAREVAERQFGVDLQIDRTLAVYEEARARVARERR
- a CDS encoding phenylacetate--CoA ligase; the protein is MIWNPAAECQPPDQRTALQLERLQLTLQWASARVPFYAERLKGHAVRSLDELAGLPFTRKSDLREHYPLGLFAVPPGELARIHASSGTRGKPTVVGYTQDDLEMWREVMARVMVAAGARPRDLLHIAFGYGL